In Scatophagus argus isolate fScaArg1 chromosome 3, fScaArg1.pri, whole genome shotgun sequence, one genomic interval encodes:
- the lmod1b gene encoding leiomodin-1, translated as MSRRKVRGLTRMGRQVSEDPDLDNLLSTLSPEEMEELQKDMMKEPDLNPEDGKTIVQGESQPMQPPTSNNTGDTKLDSRRRSEPKGRLSQKEQSFEGELKKESRKQEYLRKMGLSQEGNDDMKVELRRQASVSSERDIKVDNRNSKGPESLKEERSWLSSRYRKQESKESDVKDEMKEKHEDNKIRDRRENRESTGSKTKDMISKLQERRDDSREKERKEDCKRKDDSKTKDIISKLQEKREKDVGKEKERKSETFRTQGLVSKMLEKQSKAQESQTPESKPDEKKPKAEEKQAEDKKKPDVKLERQASERAELQQKHDKAEKRTQREELVNHSDHVKEKEKNISTEKKVGQKKEKEDIKGKVKKAQETETLGNCVAKTTPNSKEKEEDEEDEDSSMFDELLEQVRSNDPSLTELNVNNSEVIKTRTLIEFAEALHNNTHIKKFALANCRADDHVAYAIAGTLRNNKTITSINLDSNHLTGKGILSLIQALQYNSTLTELRFQNQRHICGGKTEMEMTKILKENTTLLKLGYHFELAGPRMTTTNILSRNMDRQRQKRLQEQKQAQANGEKKGTLEVPKTGGGGSLRSSPKASPKPSPIPSPMPSPKLTPKRGAGSPAPPPPPPPPGGGPPPPPPPPLDIDSLRNSLTPVSQRKLNGKSPGGSKNSRDQLLASIRGSNIKQLKKVPVPKWLQ; from the exons ATGTCCAGGAGAAAGGTGAGAGGCCTGACCCGTATGGGCCGTCAGGTCAGCGAGGACCCAGACCTGGACAACCTGCTGTCCACTCTCTCCcctgaggagatggaggagctTCAGAAGGACATGATGAAAGAGCCAGACCTAAACCCAGAGGATGGGAAGACCATTGTCCAAGGGGAGAGCCAACCAATGCAGCCACCAACAAGCAACAATACTGGGGACACTAAACTGGACAGCAGACGGCGGAGTGAGCCTAAAGGGAGGCTCAGTCAGAAGGAACAGTCATTTGAG GGTGAGCTGAAGAAGGAGAGCCGGAAGCAGGAATATCTGAGAAAAATGGGCTTAAGCCAGGAGGGGAACGACGACATGAAAGTAGAGTTACGAAGACAAGCTAGTGTCTCAAGCGAAAGAGATATTAAAGTGGACAACAGGAACAGCAAAGGTCCTGAAAGTCTGAAAGAGGAGCGAAGTTGGCTTTCGAGCAGATACAGGAAGCAGGAGAGCAAAGAGAGTGATGTGAAAgatgagatgaaagaaaaacatgaagacaataagataagagacagaagagaaaacagagagagcacaggCAGCAAAACGAAGGATATGATCTCAAAATTACAGGAGAGAAGGGATGACAGccgagagaaggagaggaaagaagactGCAAGAGAAAAGATGACAGTAAAACCAAAGACATTATCTCAAAGCTGCAAGAAAAACGTGAAAAGGATGTGGgcaaggaaaaggagagaaaaagcgAGACTTTCAGGACACAAGGACTTGTCTCCAAAATGTTGGAGAAGCAGAGCAAGGCACAAGAGAGCCAGACTCCAGAGAGTAAACCTGACGAGAAGAAGCctaaagcagaggagaaacaagcCGAAGATAAAAAGAAGCCTGATGTCAAACTTGAGCGACAAGCATCAGAGAGGGCCGAGTTGCAGCAGAAACATGACAAGGCAGAAAAaagaacacagagagaagagctgGTTAACCACAGTGACCatgtgaaagagaaggagaagaatattagcacagagaaaaaagtagggcagaaaaaggagaaagaggataTTAAAGGTAAAGTTAAGAAAGCACAGGAAACTGAGACACTTGGCAATTGCGTGGCCAAAACCACCCCAAACAgcaaggagaaagaggaagacgaggaggacgaAGACTCCAGCATGTTTGATGAGTTGCTGGAGCAGGTTCGAAGCAACGATCCCTCCCTCACTGAGCTCAATGTCAACAACTCAGAGGTCATAAAGACAAGAACACTCATCGAATTTGCAGAGGCTTTGCACAACAACACCCACATTAAGAAGTTTGCTTTGGCTAACTGCCGTGCGGACGACCATGTGGCTTATGCCATTGCAGGCACACTACGCAACAACAAGACTATCACAAGCATCAACCTGGACTCCAACCACCTCACTGGGAAGGGCATCCTGTCTCTGATCCAGGCACTGCAATACAACTCCACACTGACTGAGCTTCGCTTTCAAAACCAGCGTCACATCTGTGGTGGGAAGACTGAGATGGAGATGACCAAGATCCTCAAAGAAAACACCACCCTGCTCAAACTGGGCTACCACTTTGAATTAGCTGGACCCAGAATGACCACGACAAACATACTGAGTCGCAACATGGACCGACAGAGGCAGAAGCGCCTGCAGGAGCAGAAGCAGGCCCAGGCCAATGGGGAGAAGAAGGGGACATTGGAGGTACCCAAAACAGGTGGTGGAGGATCTCTTAGAAGCTCACCCAAAGCTTCCCCCAAACCTTCTCCCATACCTTCACCAATGCCATCACCAAAGCTGACTCCTAAAAGAGGAGCTGGAAGTCCTGCTCCACcgccacctccacctccacctgggGGTGgaccaccacctccaccacctccaccgcTGGATATAGACTCCCTGAGGAACTCTCTGACTCCAGTGTCACAGAGGAAGCTAAATGGAAAAAGCCCAGGCGGTAGTAAGAACTCAAGGGACCAACTGCTGGCCTCAATCAGAGGAAGCAATATTAAACAGCTCAAGAAG gtGCCAGTGCCAAAGTGGTTGCAGTAA
- the shisa4 gene encoding protein shisa-4: protein MKMIFQTGNMSLIALTLALLTVVLCTSPVSGNEDCLWYVDKNGTWHNGFDCPLITFCCGNCHRRYCCLDAFKMITEREQKRCMLFQFSPTTLAGIASSILLFVAIIATMVCCFMCSCCYLYQRRQQRGRTPYEAQQIPMASYPVEPMYDAYGKPLGPSEYPHAGYPMAPQYPGMPPQYPVMQPGPYPPHPIDPVYNQAPPPYSPPQYPGH, encoded by the exons ATGAAGATGATCTTTCAAACGGGCAACATGTCTCTCATCGCGCTCACTTTGGCGCTGCTCACCGTCGTCCTCTGCACTTCTCCGG tCAGTGGGAACGAAGACTGTCTGTGGTATGTGGATAAAAATGGTACCTGGCACAACGGCTTCGACTGCCCTCTCATCACGTTCTGCTGTGGGAACTGCCACCGACGCTACTGCTGCCTGGATGCCTTCAAGATGATCacagagagggagcagaaaCGCTGCATGCTCTTCCAGTTCAG tcCCACCACTTTAGCTGGCATCGCCTCCTCCATCCTTCTGTTTGTGGCGATCATTGCGACCATGGTCTGCTGCTTCATGTGCTCTTGCTGTTACCTCTACCAGAGAAGGCAGCAGAGGGGTAGGACACCATATGAGG CCCAGCAGATCCCCATGGCCAGCTATCCAGTGGAGCCCATGTATGACGCTTATGGAAAACCACTGGGACCCTCTGAGTATCCACATGCAGGTTATCCAATGGCACCCCAGTACCCTGGCATGCCCCCACAGTACCCAGTGATGCAGCCTGGACCTTATCCACCACACCCGATAGATCCTGTATACAACCAGG CCCCTCCACCTTACTCTCCGCCTCAGTATCCCGGTCATTGA